The following coding sequences lie in one Arabidopsis thaliana chromosome 3, partial sequence genomic window:
- a CDS encoding WRKY family transcription factor (WRKY family transcription factor; FUNCTIONS IN: sequence-specific DNA binding, sequence-specific DNA binding transcription factor activity; INVOLVED IN: regulation of transcription; CONTAINS InterPro DOMAIN/s: DNA-binding WRKY (InterPro:IPR003657); BEST Arabidopsis thaliana protein match is: WRKY DNA-binding protein 40 (TAIR:AT1G80840.1); Has 208 Blast hits to 208 proteins in 34 species: Archae - 0; Bacteria - 0; Metazoa - 0; Fungi - 0; Plants - 208; Viruses - 0; Other Eukaryotes - 0 (source: NCBI BLink).) — protein MKRLCCWVELRLQVMKKLKLKIEGCSFDDMYFVLQIRNHGEIITCTSRGDILSRKRKTLTTSLIPLLVITVCALRCIEVVEKVKVHPLWQATPMVQRSVEDQSVLVATYEGEHNHPMPSQMDSNNGLNRYISHGGSASTPVAANKRSSLTEPTDRPLIVYSMKKRREARATEMADEEHVSGS, from the exons atgaagaggcTCTGTTGTTGGGTGGAACTAAGGCTAcaagtgatgaagaagctgaagtTGAAGATAGAGGGTTGCAGTTTTGATGACATGTATTTTGTGTTGCAGATACGAAACCATGGAGAAATTATTACTTGCACCAGCAGAGGAGATATCctatcaagaaaaagaaaaactttgacCACATCTCTGATTCCATTACTAGTGATTACCGTTTGCGCACTTAGATGCATAGAG gTAGTAGAAAAGGTCAAGGTGCATCCTTTATGGCAAGCGACTCCCATG GTTCAGAGAAGTGTGGAGGATCAGTCCGTGTTAGTTGCAACTTATGAGGGTGAACACAACCATCCAATGCCATCGCAAATGGATTCAAACAATGGCTTAAACCGCTACATCTCTCATGGTGGTTCTGCTTCAACACCCGTTGCAGCCAACAAAAGAAGTAGCTTGACTGAGCCG ACTGATAGACCGTTAATAGTATActcaatgaagaagagaagagaggcaCGTGCGACTGAGATGGCAGATGAGGAGCACGTGAGTGGCAGTTGA